Within Seriola aureovittata isolate HTS-2021-v1 ecotype China chromosome 12, ASM2101889v1, whole genome shotgun sequence, the genomic segment TAATTTTTGCTAatattgttatggagagagcaaagagaagggaaatagtttttagagaccaaatcagttgttttttttcattgttttgctcTTCATgtaaaacgtccttgtaacAGTTGAATTCTTCCAGTAGACAAACATGTTCTGCCGGGTAAATGTGGCTGATGGGTTGAATGAGGTTCTTCAGTCGGCcaatttttttatattgaaaaataatgtcttaaatggtcaagaactaaactgctttgtgcaacggaTGAATTTAGACTCAGTTAAAATCTGTCTTTATGAAACCAGCCCCAGCGAAATAGTGTGGCCTACCCCCTCAGCCTCGGTCCAGTCCTGTTTTTCATACGTCCAGTAGGTGCAcacaaatagatagatagatagatagatagatagatagatagatagatagatagatagatagatagatagatagatagatagatagattctttatttatcccctaggggaaattcatgtagCAGTGAACCTGGATGTAGCATCTAAACTACTACGACATCCAGACGGGCACCAGTCAATGGCAACTGGACTAAACACAACAGTAGCTGACAGAAGTCATttaatacttttgtttttaaatgcattcaAAGAATATCTCTGAAAGTCTAACAGCAGTAATGGTTATGTTAACATAGACCAACAGTAGCTGGGTCACAGATGCtaacactgacaacaaacaaaGGCTGAAACAGAGAACGTGCACAGGGGTCATTCACAGACAAACatggcattttctttttctgtttttttttctgcctgtgtgttgtACTTGTATAATGTTTACGTTGTTGAGGTTTGGGAGATGTGGTTCCTCTGTAACAACCTGTGGTTTCCCATACCACACATCACTGCCCAGGTTCACAAACATGTATGTGTATCTCTGTAGAGGCACAAGTCTGGCTGCAGTCCAACAAACATTAATAACTTAACTCCACTTTTACATAAAAGGTTGAAGTtgcttgtttattgttttactcAGACTCACATGAGAAGATCAACATCAGTTTCACCACTGCGTGTCTGGAGTAGAGAGATCCAGGATAtttttagcctagcttagcacaaagactggagatAGTGGGAAACTGCTAGCATAGCAACATCTGTCAAAAATGAAGCAAATCTTCAAAAAACCTATTTACACATTTAACGTGTTTGACACATGTAGAAACAGAAGTAATTATAGATCAGGGCTGCTGAGGACCTGGACTTGTGCAGCATCTCAAAAGTCTCGTTCTCATCATTTACAGTAACAGGAGCAAAACCCAGATGgctctgtatgtatgtgtctttgATGATCATCTTCTATCTTTAATGAGCTTTCAGACAGTATCAGGCTACAAAGATAAATCTGATGTTTATCTTCCCATATTTCTCTGGGAAAAACAGCACAATATGACACACATTTTCTTAAGAGCAATTGAAATAATTTGAAAAGTTGATGCATCTGCAGGTGCATGAACTTCTCAGAACCTGTTATACTCCTGTAGATACTTCAGATGTGACGgcttaaagttcctctccagacatgttttaaactctgtaaaatcctctgctatgattcatatttagttgaacttggttttcacacattaaactggGTTTGAAGCTCATCTGCTCTTACTTCCTGATAAGGCCtcgtgccccgcccaccacctgcttgctccaggtgaacaggtgacagagcagagagcatcaagatgggtacaggaggaaacatcatctctctctcccgccccccatccccataagttgacaggattggttccttaggtttttcttaacttttttatgagactgtcattcgttcactgcagttcaagatggaaacactcagtcatggtgttgatgattatttcactcatcatatgtctgtattatataaaaacatcatatagaTGTTAACATgattaaacacttgattttcatctgaGGAGGTTTTTAAGTAAGAACTAAATGGAAAATACATCACTGGAGTTTCTGCTTGAAAATATAAGAATAGtacaaacacagcacaacacagaagTAGCTGGGGAGTAGGAATGTGGTGCTGTGGCTGCCAGTGAAGACTGTTGGGGCCAAACTCATCTATTCAATACACTGTGTAAACaagactgtctgtctctcccaaAGTGTTGTTTACCTGTTGTTATTCtgcccacagagctgctgctgttgattttgTTTACTGTATCAcacataaagaataaaagaccGGCTGTTTGTGATGAGCACCtgtgtttgacctctgactgGACTGACCCTCGCATGTTAACTACTTCCTGAAGAAAGCTCCAGGTTGTGTGAGACTTTTGAAAACCTGAAAATCAAGCACCCGAGCAAAGTGAAAAGCTTAAGTTTCAGTGGTTACCAACTTAACAGTGGTAATTCAAGCTGGAAATGAATGGGAACCAAACATAGAGATATAAAGGTACATACTGGTTTGAATGAATAAGAGAGCGGAGCTGTGTACATTAAGCtatcatcagaaacatgacctgtttcctctgtgtgtatgtgagagtgtcATTATTGACCATTGTGTTGTTCAGAATACTCACCCCTCTCACCCCAGCATTATCAACTagcattgtcatggttacaagaGTTGGGATCCCAGTGGATGACTCCTTGGTGAaaccaaatcacacacatgaaCGCACACCAATTACTACATCTGAACTGGTCTCCACAAAGCAGTGTGGGTCTTTGGCTTCCAGACAGCTGGTGAGAGGACATCAAGGTGGTTTCCCTTCAtttcatctgcagatacagGAATAGTTCAGTCTTTTGCAGTTACAGAGGATTCCAGaccaggagaagaaaaacagctccAGGTAGAAGGTGAACACTTTCACTTTTGGACAGACATTTGCAGTGAGAGAAGGGGAAACTAATGaactaattaaattaattatgacACTTGGTAACATAACAGATGATTCTTTTAAATTCAAGAATTTATATTGAATTGATTTCGCATAAAAACTTTGTAAAAGTGACAAGAAAATGCAAATCAGAAATCTAAACTGTTACACATTTTCAAAGGTAGTGATATTATTAGTAATTGTGTGAGTATAAATCACTAATGGCCATGTTATTGCataaagtagaacttcacaggatgcttcacgttcctcattttaaagcttgtgatatttcccctttaaaacaacatgtaacCTAaatttacaactttattctcataatattatgattttattctcaaagtTTCAGACTTTCttttcctcaatgtggccctaatactctgGCGTAAGGTAGGAACttcattatttgattattattaaaagcGTATCGATGAGACACACAGTTGCACTGAGTGGAAGAAGTTCTTagatcttttattttggtaaaggCACCAGTGCAGAAGCGTAAAAATAGCACAAGAAAAATATGTGCATTTGAAGTACAAAAGTATTATGAGTTAAAGTTACAGGTAGTCAAGCAGCAAAAGTTGCTTTACTAGTCCAGTGGTTTTCTAACCTAGGGTTCAGTCCCCTTGTAATGGTCACCAGATGAATCTGAGAGGTCGTGAGATGAATAAAGAAGATAAAAGCTTCTGATACATCcttctttattacttttctctaatttttgcattttgtgaaacaatagataaataaaataatctgagTGGTGGAACTGTTAACAAGTTTTAAACATCTGAAACGTGGCAAATGCCCCAACCAAACAGTTACTCACACAGAGGTCACAAAGTTTAATCTGAAACAGTACAGAACAAACAGATAATTAAATGATGGGGATAATTATTAGAGCAGTAAACacgttttaaaaatgaaacttgatatatatattctttaaaGGTTTACATCTTCAATAGGAACCAATGAGCCACAAACAGGTTCATGAAGTGAGAGAGGACTGAGAAATGGACTAATGCATCTTTAAAGGATTTGTTTACCAGAGGAAAACTATGGAATAGTTATCCTTTATTATTTCCACTGTAGATTTAAACATAGTTTAATGAGCTATCAGACCCAGACTGGGACTCTGGAGCATTTGATATCACAGACTCTGTGGGGAAACAACCTGCTCAATAAAACCCAGATGGGGTTGCATGTCCATGAgcctgtgtatgtgcatttctGGGACTTATTACATTCTTGGGAAATTCTTCCAttattgttttcactgcaggtCTCCAAGGGTCTCATTTCATTTGTGTCCCTCCTTCCTGTTCCTGGTGTTACAGTGATAACGCGCTGTTCCTCTGTGAGACTAACATCTGGCTCTGCTGTGTCCCGTCTGTTCCAGATGCCTCTCAAAGCCTCTGTGTCACTGCTcgtgctgatgtgtgtgtgctgtgtggaagaatgtgtgtgtttccccaACGGCTCGGTGGCGTTCTCCTGTGGCAACATGATGCCAGTGCACCCGCCCTACGCCCCTTCCACCAGTAGCCCACCATTCACACTGTCCACCTCTAGCGCCACCTACAGGCCTGGTGGCGTCATTACAGGTACATCCGCGCTGCGTCGTTCCCATGGACTGAATGTTTCTAATGCAAAATATTAAAGGATTCTAATGAACAACCTGCTTTATGTAAATGTGCTCACTCTTtgtatttctaaatgttttattttcactacATTTTGTTTCTGGCTTGTCTGTCCATCTCATTGTCATGGACACAATCTCTCACTAACACCCTGACAGAGTTTCTTcaaatctggcacaaacattcactaggactcaagaatgaactgattagattttggtggtgaaaggtcaaggtcgtggtgacctcacaaaatgtggttttgggCTTGAGAACACAATATCTCTgcaacaccttgagggaatttcttccgATTTTGACAAATGTTCACCTTGACTCAAGGagaaactgattagattttggggatCAAAGGTCGCGGTCAGtttgacctcagaaaacactttttagccatcactcaagacttcacagcaattatgacaaaatgtcacacagatggttcatattttatttgactctggacaaacagggatgtaacctgaaactagtctgagtggaggaggcagacgaccaccaggaggtgattccTGTTCTGTATGTAATTATTCTCTCTCCCCCAGCATCATTCTTTCTCTAGgtgctctgtctctcctcttcactctctaCTCCCCTCTAACTCTCCTTGACCCCGCCCTCTGTCTCAGGGGCGTTGAATAACAGTTCAGAGGTCACAAGTCATGTTTGGAGGAATTTACTTTGACCTCACTgcatccctctcttttctcctccagcatGAGACGTCATTAACACATTCCAACTGAGCAGCTTTTTCACACTAGCTGCACATACAGAGAaatcctcccctctcctcccttctctctccaccaACACTCACCTCTCCCATATTACCCCTTTCCAACCCCAGTTTATCCTCACAGCTTCTCCACTGAGCCCGTGTGATAAAACCATGAATCTCTCTCTTAATTGTCTCCTGCAGTGACGGTGGAGGTGGTGAACAACAGCTCCACAGAGCTCCAGGGTTTCCTTTTACAGGCcaggagcagagagggacaAGGTACAAAACCCcttaaatgtgtgtgagtgtgtacatgtttatttgtcatGTGTTGTCTGaaggtttttctttgtcatgaaATGAAGGCTCAGATTCATCACGGCCACTTATTATTTAGagctttttgtatttttggaaGGTTTTACAGGATAAAGGTTTAGTCCCAGCACCTGTGTGGAtgaactttgtgtttctgtttccagctCTGCTGTGGCCCGTAGGAAAGTTCACCAACATTAACTCCACCCTGatcactgcactgcactgtaaaaacatggaggtatgtgtcagtgttacatctctgctgtttctttgcTCACTCACATCCTGAGGTTGTGGTCCTCAGGCCTGGATATTATAGTAATagcaaacataaaaaaaataagtgaaccCTTTAGAATGACCTCCATGTACGTATGTATGCATTTGTCCTTAAATATGATCAGACCTTCATCCAAGTTACgattatgaacaaacacaatctattttaataataacacacaaatcattatATTGTCTGTGAAAGTTCTCATTCCTCCAGGTCAtagttatctctttctcaaattaaatcgaaggcaactggacttatatttgtctgtggaagacgtttcgcctcttatccaagcggcttcatcagtttttatgtattggtctctctagtccgcactagtctgaccaagaaagtggagtaggacccaggtatttaacctcttgtgggtgggtccaccaaagtacctgtgaaagtactggtttcacctgaccattgttgtggtctcatgtggacgaccgtcgttagggtcaggtgaccctgttgttatcccgtgtgaacgacagtcgttagggtcaggtgagcccctggtgGATGACGATCGTTGAGAGTCGTCTGAGGTTATGTTGTTGACTCTCCTGGGTACCGATGAAAGGGCGACATTGTAGATGGGGGATAGATGGTGTCGCAGACCCCCTCCCCTGTTTAGCGATGGCCTCTCCACTTTTACATAGATGGCTTCCTTGACTCCCCTCTCAAaccatctgtcctccctgtccAAGATTTCGACATTGCTGTCTTCAAAGGAGTGTGCCTTTTCCTTTAGGTGGGAGTAGACAGCTGAGACAGGGCCTGAAGAGTTTGCCCTTCTGTGTTGGGCCATACGTTTGTTTAacggttgttttgtttccccaatATATAGGTCATTGCACTCCTCACTGCATTTGACCGCATATATCAGGTTGCTTTTTtgattgtgtggtgttttgtctttgggaTGTACCAGTTTCACAAAGAAGAACAGTCCAGACTTCTTCCTGAACACtgagcaggtctgatcagcagctactggaagatCCTGTTTGAGGCTATTGGAGCTAAATGAGGTTCAACCAGTCATTAAATTCATGGGTTCACTTACTGTTTCCACCATcgctgtgaatgtttaatggctgtgatcaataaagatgtaaaatattataatagATTGTGTTGTATTAGTTTagagacactgtgtttgtttacgTTTGTGACTTAGGTGGAGTCagtgcagaaaaccaggtcattccaaAGGGCTCACATACTTcttcttgccactgtatattaatactgtgaaagtatcaaagcctcagtccacagagaaatgctcacagcctgtattcagaaactgagccttaaaaccagccgtcaggacttctggaactttgtgatgtcacaacaaagcagtcactgctctcagccagacccaaagccccgcccacctggacccaccatccagccttgcaggatttggtttctctgagtgtttacctgaagtctgctatatttttattggatcacttagaaaacagtcagccaatcagaggagaagctcagagcctcctctcttctgattggctcaccaacccgttgttactagagctccagagagaagcctgagagaggagatgtaaaactacactgagatggtttttggatCCTAAAATCAGAAATATATCACAAATACAtcttcaacatttcaaataaaacacaggagaagaagaaaatatggagctttaacaaaACACTATACTGCTGAGCTTAATGGATGCACGTATGTTTGTAGAACTCAACTGTTAGTCAGGCATCAGGAGCCAAGAGGAAGAAGGTCCAGCTGAACTGGGAGGCACCTAGCAACAGTAACTACAGAGATATCTACTTCAGGTagacagttacacacacacacacacacacacacacacacaaggatcATTTACCACCCTTACCCAGGTCTGGTTTTAATCTTAACCTAATTTTATTAGTGGAAAAGCTTCTGAAGTATTTATTAAAGCATCATGGGACATAATCGTAAATGTGTGAGTCCAGTGTCTGTTACTGCAGCCGAGGTCTCATCCATCAGACTGTGTCACATCCATCACAATGACACCACAACATCTCACTGACTCAGTTTTCAtgtccttgttgttgttgttaatgacgatgatgacgatgatgatgttgttgacaGTGCCACTCTGGTCCAGGACTACACAACATTCTGGGTTCAGCtgaacagcagctctctgagaCTGGACACCAGTGGAAACTCTGCAGCTGGAGTGAGTACTGACtgattcactgactgactgactgttcaGAGGATGAGCTGGATTATCTGTATAGACTATGACAGACTGTAAATGTCACTTGTCTTAATCAGCAGTTGAATGTTATTTGTTGTTGCTACACTGTTTGTTCCACTCAGGCATGAAAAAGGTTTCAACATATTGTAAACATCGTTAGTTTTCCAACaacttattcatttttattcctccgcgtCAGCAACAGTCAGACTTATTGTAttcaggtctgtctgtctgtccatccatccttcTGTTCCGGTCGCAttgacatgatatctcagtaacaccttgacgaaacttcttcagattttgcacaaacattcactaggactcaaggaatgaactgattagattttgggggtcataggtcaaaggtcacaggcgCGGTGAACTcgtaaaacacagttttggtcCTGAGAACACGATATCTCAataacgccttgaaggaacttcttagaatttggcaaaaatgttcacttggactcaaggatgaagtgattacaGTGACCCCACCACTGATGAGAATCAGCTGAGGCTGAGGTGACTGTATTTCTGCAGGTATGTgtcctgatgatggcgctagatgagAAGTCACATGAGAAGTAAACAGAGACCCACATTTTATCCCAAAACATCCAGTAGGTGTTGACATATTTCAGCAGATAACCGAAAACCTAAAAACCAGTGGCCGTAGAAACATTTCACTCAGAACCAAACACATcgacctcatggtggcactagaggaaaagtcagggggtCATCACTGGACGCCCCCCCTGGACCCCCTTGTCTGGGGACCACGGATGTCTGTGCAACAATTTGTGGCAATTGAATAGTTAATGAGATATTTGAGTGTGGACTAAAGTGATTGATCTATGAT encodes:
- the si:ch73-14h1.2 gene encoding putative ferric-chelate reductase 1 — translated: MPLKASVSLLVLMCVCCVEECVCFPNGSVAFSCGNMMPVHPPYAPSTSSPPFTLSTSSATYRPGGVITVTVEVVNNSSTELQGFLLQARSREGQALLWPVGKFTNINSTLITALHCKNMENSTVSQASGAKRKKVQLNWEAPSNSNYRDIYFSATLVQDYTTFWVQLNSSSLRLDTSGNSAAGVVSSSALIFINLLGLSAYC